The following are from one region of the Brienomyrus brachyistius isolate T26 chromosome 4, BBRACH_0.4, whole genome shotgun sequence genome:
- the mettl17 gene encoding methyltransferase-like protein 17, mitochondrial isoform X11 produces the protein MAALWNLGNSISQQSVLVTASIQYLSMIPLRTTYKQGYSTVANVQALAGFLKGAPHRKHPGVTALKTVHLPEELQKGALSIVHGAALRDLTEQARRLSNFLWSRKRPVDEEKLRERALAMEKALWEQEMESRADTDSHLAEMHIRKKVLSALKKTTYHWTPLRYDDELCVVYLAARLAAGYAAVRRALNEIKKRDPTFSPFSLLDFGSGLGTVVWAARTTWGDSLKESVCVDSSKAMNTLAERLLRGGSDKEDPLIKQVYFRQFLPVSPKVQFDLVTSAFGLSELPSKQERTETVLTLWRKTHSYLVLVENGTKEGHQILMEARDTVLKGEEKATDRRRPLVFAPCAHQLPCPKLAQQPQVPCNYPQPFCPLPLPENREHEVERFSYLVMTRQEPEVENAGPEWARLTGPVLRRPRHVHCQLCCADGELRRVVVTPSRHGRDVYRCARNSDYGDRLPIMKPEVETIAE, from the exons ATGGCAGCACTTTGGAATCTTGGCAACAGCATCAGTCAACAGTCAGTTTTGGTTACAGCGTCAATCCAATATCTATCTATGATTCCTTTGAGGACGACATACAAA CAGGGCTACAGCACCGTGGCTAATGTACAAGCACTGGCCGGCTTCTTGAAGGGCGCCCCTCACAGAAAGCACCCGGGCGTGACAGCCCTGAAGACAGTGCACCTTCCGGAGGAGCTACAGAAGGGGGCGCTGTCCATCGTACATG GggcagcactgagggatcttACCGAGCAGGCACGCAGACTCAGCAACTTCCTGTGGAGCCGGAAGAGGCCCGTGGATGAAGAGAAGCTTAGGGAAAGGGCCCTCGCTATGGAGAAAGCCCTCTGGGAGCAGGAGATGGAAAGCAGAGCAG acacagacagtcaTCTGGCAGAAATGCACATTCGGAAGAAGGTATTATCAGCTCTGAAAAAAACAACGTACCACTGGACTCCACTGAG GTATGATGATGAACTGTGTGTGGTGTACCTGGCCGCTCGCTTGGCAGCAGGCTATGCGGCAGTGAGGAGAGCATTGAATGAG ATAAAGAAGCGAGACCCCACATTCTCCCCTTTTTCTCTTCTGGACTTCGGTTCTGGTCTCGGAACCGTGGTTTG GGCGGCACGTACGACTTGGGGCGACTCTCTGAAAGAGAGCGTGTGTGTGGACAGTTCCAAGGCCATGAACACACTGGCTGAGCGACTACTCCGAg GTGGTAGTGACAAGGAGGACCCATTGATCAAACAGGTCTACTTTCGACAGTTCCTTCCAGTCTCCCCCAAG GTGCAGTTTGACCTGGTGACCAGCGCGTTTGGTCTGTCGGAGCTTCCCTCCAAGCAGGAGAGAACAGAGACGGTTCTGACGCTATGGAGGAAGACTCATTCCTATTTG GTCCTGGTGGAAAACGGGACTAAGGAAGGTCATCAGATCCTGATGGAGGCCAGAGACACGGTACTGAAG GGGGAAGAGAAAGCGACGGACCGCAGGCGTCCTTTGGTGTTCGCCCCG TGTGCACACCAGTTACCCTGCCCCAAGCTGGCACAACAACCCCAAGTGCCCTGTAATTACCCCCAGCCCTTCTGCCCTCTGCCACTTCCGGAG AACCGTGAACACGAGGTGGAGCGGTTCAGTTACCTGGTCATGACCCGGCAGGAGCCGGAAGTTGAGAATGCAGGGCCGGAGTGGGCCCGGCTGACGGGGCCGGTGTTGCGGAGGCCCCGTCACGTCCACTGCCAGCTCTGCTGTGCCGACGGAGAGCTGAGGAGGGTCGTCGTCACCCCCAGCCGGCACGGCAG AGACGTGTACCGCTGCGCCCGGAACAGCGACTATGGAGATCGGCTGCCGATCATGAAGCCAGAAGTGGAAACCATCGCGGAATGA
- the mettl17 gene encoding methyltransferase-like protein 17, mitochondrial isoform X16, giving the protein MAALWNLGNSISQQSVLVTASIQYLSMIPLRTTYKQGYSTVANVQALAGFLKGAPHRKHPGVTALKTVHLPEELQKGALSIVHGAALRDLTEQARRLSNFLWSRKRPVDEEKLRERALAMEKALWEQEMESRADTDSHLAEMHIRKKVLSALKKTTYHWTPLRYDDELCVVYLAARLAAGYAAVRRALNEIKKRDPTFSPFSLLDFGSGLGTVVWAARTTWGDSLKESVCVDSSKAMNTLAERLLRGGSDKEDPLIKQVYFRQFLPVSPKVQFDLVTSAFGLSELPSKQERTETVLTLWRKTHSYLVLVENGTKEGHQILMEARDTVLKVGDTRTLTDAHTQRRDTVLKVGDTHTLTDAHTQRRDTVLKVGDTRTLTDKHTQRRDTVLKVGDTRTLTDKHTQRRDTVLKVGDTRTLTDAHTEKGHGTEGG; this is encoded by the exons ATGGCAGCACTTTGGAATCTTGGCAACAGCATCAGTCAACAGTCAGTTTTGGTTACAGCGTCAATCCAATATCTATCTATGATTCCTTTGAGGACGACATACAAA CAGGGCTACAGCACCGTGGCTAATGTACAAGCACTGGCCGGCTTCTTGAAGGGCGCCCCTCACAGAAAGCACCCGGGCGTGACAGCCCTGAAGACAGTGCACCTTCCGGAGGAGCTACAGAAGGGGGCGCTGTCCATCGTACATG GggcagcactgagggatcttACCGAGCAGGCACGCAGACTCAGCAACTTCCTGTGGAGCCGGAAGAGGCCCGTGGATGAAGAGAAGCTTAGGGAAAGGGCCCTCGCTATGGAGAAAGCCCTCTGGGAGCAGGAGATGGAAAGCAGAGCAG acacagacagtcaTCTGGCAGAAATGCACATTCGGAAGAAGGTATTATCAGCTCTGAAAAAAACAACGTACCACTGGACTCCACTGAG GTATGATGATGAACTGTGTGTGGTGTACCTGGCCGCTCGCTTGGCAGCAGGCTATGCGGCAGTGAGGAGAGCATTGAATGAG ATAAAGAAGCGAGACCCCACATTCTCCCCTTTTTCTCTTCTGGACTTCGGTTCTGGTCTCGGAACCGTGGTTTG GGCGGCACGTACGACTTGGGGCGACTCTCTGAAAGAGAGCGTGTGTGTGGACAGTTCCAAGGCCATGAACACACTGGCTGAGCGACTACTCCGAg GTGGTAGTGACAAGGAGGACCCATTGATCAAACAGGTCTACTTTCGACAGTTCCTTCCAGTCTCCCCCAAG GTGCAGTTTGACCTGGTGACCAGCGCGTTTGGTCTGTCGGAGCTTCCCTCCAAGCAGGAGAGAACAGAGACGGTTCTGACGCTATGGAGGAAGACTCATTCCTATTTG GTCCTGGTGGAAAACGGGACTAAGGAAGGTCATCAGATCCTGATGGAGGCCAGAGACACGGTACTGAAGGTGGGTGACACACGCACgctcacagacgcacacacacagagaagggACACGGTACTGAAGGTTggtgacacacacacgctcacagacgcacacacacagagaagggACACGGTACTGAAGGTTGGTGACACACGCACgctcacagacaaacacacacagagaaggGACACGGTACTGAAG GTGGGTGACACACGCACgctcacagacaaacacacacagagaaggGACACGGTACTGAAG GTTGGTGACACACGCACgctcacagacgcacacacagagaAGGGACACGGTACTGAAG GTGggtga
- the mettl17 gene encoding methyltransferase-like protein 17, mitochondrial isoform X6, whose product MAALWNLGNSISQQSVLVTASIQYLSMIPLRTTYKQGYSTVANVQALAGFLKGAPHRKHPGVTALKTVHLPEELQKGALSIVHGAALRDLTEQARRLSNFLWSRKRPVDEEKLRERALAMEKALWEQEMESRADTDSHLAEMHIRKKVLSALKKTTYHWTPLRYDDELCVVYLAARLAAGYAAVRRALNEIKKRDPTFSPFSLLDFGSGLGTVVWAARTTWGDSLKESVCVDSSKAMNTLAERLLRGGSDKEDPLIKQVYFRQFLPVSPKVQFDLVTSAFGLSELPSKQERTETVLTLWRKTHSYLVLVENGTKEGHQILMEARDTVLKVGDTRTLTDAHTQRRDTVLKVGDTHTLTDAHTQRRDTVLKGEEKATDRRRPLVFAPCAHQLPCPKLAQQPQVPCNYPQPFCPLPLPENREHEVERFSYLVMTRQEPEVENAGPEWARLTGPVLRRPRHVHCQLCCADGELRRVVVTPSRHGRDVYRCARNSDYGDRLPIMKPEVETIAE is encoded by the exons ATGGCAGCACTTTGGAATCTTGGCAACAGCATCAGTCAACAGTCAGTTTTGGTTACAGCGTCAATCCAATATCTATCTATGATTCCTTTGAGGACGACATACAAA CAGGGCTACAGCACCGTGGCTAATGTACAAGCACTGGCCGGCTTCTTGAAGGGCGCCCCTCACAGAAAGCACCCGGGCGTGACAGCCCTGAAGACAGTGCACCTTCCGGAGGAGCTACAGAAGGGGGCGCTGTCCATCGTACATG GggcagcactgagggatcttACCGAGCAGGCACGCAGACTCAGCAACTTCCTGTGGAGCCGGAAGAGGCCCGTGGATGAAGAGAAGCTTAGGGAAAGGGCCCTCGCTATGGAGAAAGCCCTCTGGGAGCAGGAGATGGAAAGCAGAGCAG acacagacagtcaTCTGGCAGAAATGCACATTCGGAAGAAGGTATTATCAGCTCTGAAAAAAACAACGTACCACTGGACTCCACTGAG GTATGATGATGAACTGTGTGTGGTGTACCTGGCCGCTCGCTTGGCAGCAGGCTATGCGGCAGTGAGGAGAGCATTGAATGAG ATAAAGAAGCGAGACCCCACATTCTCCCCTTTTTCTCTTCTGGACTTCGGTTCTGGTCTCGGAACCGTGGTTTG GGCGGCACGTACGACTTGGGGCGACTCTCTGAAAGAGAGCGTGTGTGTGGACAGTTCCAAGGCCATGAACACACTGGCTGAGCGACTACTCCGAg GTGGTAGTGACAAGGAGGACCCATTGATCAAACAGGTCTACTTTCGACAGTTCCTTCCAGTCTCCCCCAAG GTGCAGTTTGACCTGGTGACCAGCGCGTTTGGTCTGTCGGAGCTTCCCTCCAAGCAGGAGAGAACAGAGACGGTTCTGACGCTATGGAGGAAGACTCATTCCTATTTG GTCCTGGTGGAAAACGGGACTAAGGAAGGTCATCAGATCCTGATGGAGGCCAGAGACACGGTACTGAAGGTGGGTGACACACGCACgctcacagacgcacacacacagagaagggACACGGTACTGAAGGTTggtgacacacacacgctcacagacgcacacacacagagaagggACACGGTACTGAAG GGGGAAGAGAAAGCGACGGACCGCAGGCGTCCTTTGGTGTTCGCCCCG TGTGCACACCAGTTACCCTGCCCCAAGCTGGCACAACAACCCCAAGTGCCCTGTAATTACCCCCAGCCCTTCTGCCCTCTGCCACTTCCGGAG AACCGTGAACACGAGGTGGAGCGGTTCAGTTACCTGGTCATGACCCGGCAGGAGCCGGAAGTTGAGAATGCAGGGCCGGAGTGGGCCCGGCTGACGGGGCCGGTGTTGCGGAGGCCCCGTCACGTCCACTGCCAGCTCTGCTGTGCCGACGGAGAGCTGAGGAGGGTCGTCGTCACCCCCAGCCGGCACGGCAG AGACGTGTACCGCTGCGCCCGGAACAGCGACTATGGAGATCGGCTGCCGATCATGAAGCCAGAAGTGGAAACCATCGCGGAATGA
- the mettl17 gene encoding methyltransferase-like protein 17, mitochondrial isoform X8: MAALWNLGNSISQQSVLVTASIQYLSMIPLRTTYKQGYSTVANVQALAGFLKGAPHRKHPGVTALKTVHLPEELQKGALSIVHGAALRDLTEQARRLSNFLWSRKRPVDEEKLRERALAMEKALWEQEMESRADTDSHLAEMHIRKKVLSALKKTTYHWTPLRYDDELCVVYLAARLAAGYAAVRRALNEIKKRDPTFSPFSLLDFGSGLGTVVWAARTTWGDSLKESVCVDSSKAMNTLAERLLRGGSDKEDPLIKQVYFRQFLPVSPKVQFDLVTSAFGLSELPSKQERTETVLTLWRKTHSYLVLVENGTKEGHQILMEARDTVLKVGDTRTLTDAHTQRRDTVLKGEEKATDRRRPLVFAPCAHQLPCPKLAQQPQVPCNYPQPFCPLPLPENREHEVERFSYLVMTRQEPEVENAGPEWARLTGPVLRRPRHVHCQLCCADGELRRVVVTPSRHGRDVYRCARNSDYGDRLPIMKPEVETIAE; the protein is encoded by the exons ATGGCAGCACTTTGGAATCTTGGCAACAGCATCAGTCAACAGTCAGTTTTGGTTACAGCGTCAATCCAATATCTATCTATGATTCCTTTGAGGACGACATACAAA CAGGGCTACAGCACCGTGGCTAATGTACAAGCACTGGCCGGCTTCTTGAAGGGCGCCCCTCACAGAAAGCACCCGGGCGTGACAGCCCTGAAGACAGTGCACCTTCCGGAGGAGCTACAGAAGGGGGCGCTGTCCATCGTACATG GggcagcactgagggatcttACCGAGCAGGCACGCAGACTCAGCAACTTCCTGTGGAGCCGGAAGAGGCCCGTGGATGAAGAGAAGCTTAGGGAAAGGGCCCTCGCTATGGAGAAAGCCCTCTGGGAGCAGGAGATGGAAAGCAGAGCAG acacagacagtcaTCTGGCAGAAATGCACATTCGGAAGAAGGTATTATCAGCTCTGAAAAAAACAACGTACCACTGGACTCCACTGAG GTATGATGATGAACTGTGTGTGGTGTACCTGGCCGCTCGCTTGGCAGCAGGCTATGCGGCAGTGAGGAGAGCATTGAATGAG ATAAAGAAGCGAGACCCCACATTCTCCCCTTTTTCTCTTCTGGACTTCGGTTCTGGTCTCGGAACCGTGGTTTG GGCGGCACGTACGACTTGGGGCGACTCTCTGAAAGAGAGCGTGTGTGTGGACAGTTCCAAGGCCATGAACACACTGGCTGAGCGACTACTCCGAg GTGGTAGTGACAAGGAGGACCCATTGATCAAACAGGTCTACTTTCGACAGTTCCTTCCAGTCTCCCCCAAG GTGCAGTTTGACCTGGTGACCAGCGCGTTTGGTCTGTCGGAGCTTCCCTCCAAGCAGGAGAGAACAGAGACGGTTCTGACGCTATGGAGGAAGACTCATTCCTATTTG GTCCTGGTGGAAAACGGGACTAAGGAAGGTCATCAGATCCTGATGGAGGCCAGAGACACGGTACTGAAGGTGGGTGACACACGCACgctcacagacgcacacacacagagaagggACACGGTACTGAAG GGGGAAGAGAAAGCGACGGACCGCAGGCGTCCTTTGGTGTTCGCCCCG TGTGCACACCAGTTACCCTGCCCCAAGCTGGCACAACAACCCCAAGTGCCCTGTAATTACCCCCAGCCCTTCTGCCCTCTGCCACTTCCGGAG AACCGTGAACACGAGGTGGAGCGGTTCAGTTACCTGGTCATGACCCGGCAGGAGCCGGAAGTTGAGAATGCAGGGCCGGAGTGGGCCCGGCTGACGGGGCCGGTGTTGCGGAGGCCCCGTCACGTCCACTGCCAGCTCTGCTGTGCCGACGGAGAGCTGAGGAGGGTCGTCGTCACCCCCAGCCGGCACGGCAG AGACGTGTACCGCTGCGCCCGGAACAGCGACTATGGAGATCGGCTGCCGATCATGAAGCCAGAAGTGGAAACCATCGCGGAATGA
- the mettl17 gene encoding methyltransferase-like protein 17, mitochondrial isoform X2 — translation MAALWNLGNSISQQSVLVTASIQYLSMIPLRTTYKQGYSTVANVQALAGFLKGAPHRKHPGVTALKTVHLPEELQKGALSIVHGAALRDLTEQARRLSNFLWSRKRPVDEEKLRERALAMEKALWEQEMESRADTDSHLAEMHIRKKVLSALKKTTYHWTPLRYDDELCVVYLAARLAAGYAAVRRALNEIKKRDPTFSPFSLLDFGSGLGTVVWAARTTWGDSLKESVCVDSSKAMNTLAERLLRGGSDKEDPLIKQVYFRQFLPVSPKVQFDLVTSAFGLSELPSKQERTETVLTLWRKTHSYLVLVENGTKEGHQILMEARDTVLKVGDTRTLTDAHTQRRDTVLKVGDTHTLTDAHTQRRDTVLKVGDTRTLTDKHTQRRDTVLKVGDTRTLTDKHTQRRDTVLKVGDTRTLTDAHTQRRDTVLKVGDTRTLTDKHTQRRDTVLKGEEKATDRRRPLVFAPCAHQLPCPKLAQQPQVPCNYPQPFCPLPLPENREHEVERFSYLVMTRQEPEVENAGPEWARLTGPVLRRPRHVHCQLCCADGELRRVVVTPSRHGRDVYRCARNSDYGDRLPIMKPEVETIAE, via the exons ATGGCAGCACTTTGGAATCTTGGCAACAGCATCAGTCAACAGTCAGTTTTGGTTACAGCGTCAATCCAATATCTATCTATGATTCCTTTGAGGACGACATACAAA CAGGGCTACAGCACCGTGGCTAATGTACAAGCACTGGCCGGCTTCTTGAAGGGCGCCCCTCACAGAAAGCACCCGGGCGTGACAGCCCTGAAGACAGTGCACCTTCCGGAGGAGCTACAGAAGGGGGCGCTGTCCATCGTACATG GggcagcactgagggatcttACCGAGCAGGCACGCAGACTCAGCAACTTCCTGTGGAGCCGGAAGAGGCCCGTGGATGAAGAGAAGCTTAGGGAAAGGGCCCTCGCTATGGAGAAAGCCCTCTGGGAGCAGGAGATGGAAAGCAGAGCAG acacagacagtcaTCTGGCAGAAATGCACATTCGGAAGAAGGTATTATCAGCTCTGAAAAAAACAACGTACCACTGGACTCCACTGAG GTATGATGATGAACTGTGTGTGGTGTACCTGGCCGCTCGCTTGGCAGCAGGCTATGCGGCAGTGAGGAGAGCATTGAATGAG ATAAAGAAGCGAGACCCCACATTCTCCCCTTTTTCTCTTCTGGACTTCGGTTCTGGTCTCGGAACCGTGGTTTG GGCGGCACGTACGACTTGGGGCGACTCTCTGAAAGAGAGCGTGTGTGTGGACAGTTCCAAGGCCATGAACACACTGGCTGAGCGACTACTCCGAg GTGGTAGTGACAAGGAGGACCCATTGATCAAACAGGTCTACTTTCGACAGTTCCTTCCAGTCTCCCCCAAG GTGCAGTTTGACCTGGTGACCAGCGCGTTTGGTCTGTCGGAGCTTCCCTCCAAGCAGGAGAGAACAGAGACGGTTCTGACGCTATGGAGGAAGACTCATTCCTATTTG GTCCTGGTGGAAAACGGGACTAAGGAAGGTCATCAGATCCTGATGGAGGCCAGAGACACGGTACTGAAGGTGGGTGACACACGCACgctcacagacgcacacacacagagaagggACACGGTACTGAAGGTTggtgacacacacacgctcacagacgcacacacacagagaagggACACGGTACTGAAGGTTGGTGACACACGCACgctcacagacaaacacacacagagaaggGACACGGTACTGAAG GTGGGTGACACACGCACgctcacagacaaacacacacagagaaggGACACGGTACTGAAGGTGGGTGACACACGCACGctgacagacgcacacacacagagaagggACACGGTACTGAAG GTGGGTGACACACGCACgctcacagacaaacacacacagagaaggGACACGGTACTGAAG GGGGAAGAGAAAGCGACGGACCGCAGGCGTCCTTTGGTGTTCGCCCCG TGTGCACACCAGTTACCCTGCCCCAAGCTGGCACAACAACCCCAAGTGCCCTGTAATTACCCCCAGCCCTTCTGCCCTCTGCCACTTCCGGAG AACCGTGAACACGAGGTGGAGCGGTTCAGTTACCTGGTCATGACCCGGCAGGAGCCGGAAGTTGAGAATGCAGGGCCGGAGTGGGCCCGGCTGACGGGGCCGGTGTTGCGGAGGCCCCGTCACGTCCACTGCCAGCTCTGCTGTGCCGACGGAGAGCTGAGGAGGGTCGTCGTCACCCCCAGCCGGCACGGCAG AGACGTGTACCGCTGCGCCCGGAACAGCGACTATGGAGATCGGCTGCCGATCATGAAGCCAGAAGTGGAAACCATCGCGGAATGA
- the mettl17 gene encoding methyltransferase-like protein 17, mitochondrial isoform X7, whose translation MAALWNLGNSISQQSVLVTASIQYLSMIPLRTTYKQGYSTVANVQALAGFLKGAPHRKHPGVTALKTVHLPEELQKGALSIVHGAALRDLTEQARRLSNFLWSRKRPVDEEKLRERALAMEKALWEQEMESRADTDSHLAEMHIRKKVLSALKKTTYHWTPLRYDDELCVVYLAARLAAGYAAVRRALNEIKKRDPTFSPFSLLDFGSGLGTVVWAARTTWGDSLKESVCVDSSKAMNTLAERLLRGGSDKEDPLIKQVYFRQFLPVSPKVQFDLVTSAFGLSELPSKQERTETVLTLWRKTHSYLVLVENGTKEGHQILMEARDTVLKVGDTRTLTDAHTQRRDTVLKVGDTHTLTDAHTQRRDTVLKVGDTRTLTDKHTQRRDTVLKVGDTRTLTDKHTQRRDTVLKVGDTRTLTDAHTQRRDTVLKVGDTRTLTDKHTQRRDTVLKVGDTHTLTDKHTEKGHGTEGGRESDGPQASFGVRPVCTPVTLPQAGTTTPSAL comes from the exons ATGGCAGCACTTTGGAATCTTGGCAACAGCATCAGTCAACAGTCAGTTTTGGTTACAGCGTCAATCCAATATCTATCTATGATTCCTTTGAGGACGACATACAAA CAGGGCTACAGCACCGTGGCTAATGTACAAGCACTGGCCGGCTTCTTGAAGGGCGCCCCTCACAGAAAGCACCCGGGCGTGACAGCCCTGAAGACAGTGCACCTTCCGGAGGAGCTACAGAAGGGGGCGCTGTCCATCGTACATG GggcagcactgagggatcttACCGAGCAGGCACGCAGACTCAGCAACTTCCTGTGGAGCCGGAAGAGGCCCGTGGATGAAGAGAAGCTTAGGGAAAGGGCCCTCGCTATGGAGAAAGCCCTCTGGGAGCAGGAGATGGAAAGCAGAGCAG acacagacagtcaTCTGGCAGAAATGCACATTCGGAAGAAGGTATTATCAGCTCTGAAAAAAACAACGTACCACTGGACTCCACTGAG GTATGATGATGAACTGTGTGTGGTGTACCTGGCCGCTCGCTTGGCAGCAGGCTATGCGGCAGTGAGGAGAGCATTGAATGAG ATAAAGAAGCGAGACCCCACATTCTCCCCTTTTTCTCTTCTGGACTTCGGTTCTGGTCTCGGAACCGTGGTTTG GGCGGCACGTACGACTTGGGGCGACTCTCTGAAAGAGAGCGTGTGTGTGGACAGTTCCAAGGCCATGAACACACTGGCTGAGCGACTACTCCGAg GTGGTAGTGACAAGGAGGACCCATTGATCAAACAGGTCTACTTTCGACAGTTCCTTCCAGTCTCCCCCAAG GTGCAGTTTGACCTGGTGACCAGCGCGTTTGGTCTGTCGGAGCTTCCCTCCAAGCAGGAGAGAACAGAGACGGTTCTGACGCTATGGAGGAAGACTCATTCCTATTTG GTCCTGGTGGAAAACGGGACTAAGGAAGGTCATCAGATCCTGATGGAGGCCAGAGACACGGTACTGAAGGTGGGTGACACACGCACgctcacagacgcacacacacagagaagggACACGGTACTGAAGGTTggtgacacacacacgctcacagacgcacacacacagagaagggACACGGTACTGAAGGTTGGTGACACACGCACgctcacagacaaacacacacagagaaggGACACGGTACTGAAG GTGGGTGACACACGCACgctcacagacaaacacacacagagaaggGACACGGTACTGAAGGTGGGTGACACACGCACGctgacagacgcacacacacagagaagggACACGGTACTGAAG GTGGGTGACACACGCACgctcacagacaaacacacacagagaaggGACACGGTACTGAAGGTGggtgacacacacacgctcacagacaaacacacagagaaGGGACACGGTACTGAAG GGGGAAGAGAAAGCGACGGACCGCAGGCGTCCTTTGGTGTTCGCCCCG TGTGCACACCAGTTACCCTGCCCCAAGCTGGCACAACAACCCCAAGTGCCCTGTAA
- the mettl17 gene encoding methyltransferase-like protein 17, mitochondrial isoform X10 produces the protein MAALWNLGNSISQQSVLVTASIQYLSMIPLRTTYKQGYSTVANVQALAGFLKGAPHRKHPGVTALKTVHLPEELQKGALSIVHGAALRDLTEQARRLSNFLWSRKRPVDEEKLRERALAMEKALWEQEMESRADTDSHLAEMHIRKKVLSALKKTTYHWTPLRYDDELCVVYLAARLAAGYAAVRRALNEIKKRDPTFSPFSLLDFGSGLGTVVWAARTTWGDSLKESVCVDSSKAMNTLAERLLRGGSDKEDPLIKQVYFRQFLPVSPKVQFDLVTSAFGLSELPSKQERTETVLTLWRKTHSYLVLVENGTKEGHQILMEARDTVLKVGDTRTLTDAHTQRRDTVLKVGDTHTLTDAHTQRRDTVLKVGDTRTLTDKHTQRRDTVLKVGDTRTLTDKHTQRRDTVLKVGDTRTLTDKHTQRRDTVLKVGDTHTLTDKHTEKGHGTEGGRESDGPQASFGVRPVCTPVTLPQAGTTTPSAL, from the exons ATGGCAGCACTTTGGAATCTTGGCAACAGCATCAGTCAACAGTCAGTTTTGGTTACAGCGTCAATCCAATATCTATCTATGATTCCTTTGAGGACGACATACAAA CAGGGCTACAGCACCGTGGCTAATGTACAAGCACTGGCCGGCTTCTTGAAGGGCGCCCCTCACAGAAAGCACCCGGGCGTGACAGCCCTGAAGACAGTGCACCTTCCGGAGGAGCTACAGAAGGGGGCGCTGTCCATCGTACATG GggcagcactgagggatcttACCGAGCAGGCACGCAGACTCAGCAACTTCCTGTGGAGCCGGAAGAGGCCCGTGGATGAAGAGAAGCTTAGGGAAAGGGCCCTCGCTATGGAGAAAGCCCTCTGGGAGCAGGAGATGGAAAGCAGAGCAG acacagacagtcaTCTGGCAGAAATGCACATTCGGAAGAAGGTATTATCAGCTCTGAAAAAAACAACGTACCACTGGACTCCACTGAG GTATGATGATGAACTGTGTGTGGTGTACCTGGCCGCTCGCTTGGCAGCAGGCTATGCGGCAGTGAGGAGAGCATTGAATGAG ATAAAGAAGCGAGACCCCACATTCTCCCCTTTTTCTCTTCTGGACTTCGGTTCTGGTCTCGGAACCGTGGTTTG GGCGGCACGTACGACTTGGGGCGACTCTCTGAAAGAGAGCGTGTGTGTGGACAGTTCCAAGGCCATGAACACACTGGCTGAGCGACTACTCCGAg GTGGTAGTGACAAGGAGGACCCATTGATCAAACAGGTCTACTTTCGACAGTTCCTTCCAGTCTCCCCCAAG GTGCAGTTTGACCTGGTGACCAGCGCGTTTGGTCTGTCGGAGCTTCCCTCCAAGCAGGAGAGAACAGAGACGGTTCTGACGCTATGGAGGAAGACTCATTCCTATTTG GTCCTGGTGGAAAACGGGACTAAGGAAGGTCATCAGATCCTGATGGAGGCCAGAGACACGGTACTGAAGGTGGGTGACACACGCACgctcacagacgcacacacacagagaagggACACGGTACTGAAGGTTggtgacacacacacgctcacagacgcacacacacagagaagggACACGGTACTGAAGGTTGGTGACACACGCACgctcacagacaaacacacacagagaaggGACACGGTACTGAAG GTGGGTGACACACGCACgctcacagacaaacacacacagagaaggGACACGGTACTGAAG GTGGGTGACACACGCACgctcacagacaaacacacacagagaaggGACACGGTACTGAAGGTGggtgacacacacacgctcacagacaaacacacagagaaGGGACACGGTACTGAAG GGGGAAGAGAAAGCGACGGACCGCAGGCGTCCTTTGGTGTTCGCCCCG TGTGCACACCAGTTACCCTGCCCCAAGCTGGCACAACAACCCCAAGTGCCCTGTAA